The following proteins are co-located in the Desulfoscipio sp. XC116 genome:
- a CDS encoding 3-hydroxyacyl-CoA dehydrogenase: MDLKNVTAVVTGGASGLGEAVVKNFVSLGAKAAIFDMQNEAGEKLAGEMGTNAFFIKTNVTDEISVQKALDKTVEKFGSINVVVNCAGIGAAQKVLSKKGTMPLENFNKVIQVNLVGTFNVIRLAAAMMASNEPNKEGERGVIVNTASVAAYEGQVGQTAYSASKGGIVGMILPLAREFAAYGIRVMGIAPGIFETPMFAGIPENVREALGKMVPFPSRLGKPEEFALLVQDIVGNVMLNGTTIRLDGAIRMQPK; the protein is encoded by the coding sequence GTGGACCTGAAAAATGTTACAGCAGTCGTTACTGGTGGAGCGTCCGGTTTAGGAGAAGCAGTGGTGAAAAACTTTGTATCATTAGGAGCTAAGGCTGCTATTTTTGATATGCAGAATGAGGCTGGTGAAAAGTTGGCCGGGGAGATGGGAACAAACGCATTCTTTATTAAAACTAATGTCACGGATGAAATAAGTGTGCAAAAAGCGTTAGATAAGACAGTTGAGAAGTTTGGTTCTATAAATGTGGTTGTCAACTGTGCCGGTATCGGTGCTGCGCAAAAAGTGTTGAGTAAAAAAGGAACCATGCCTTTAGAAAATTTCAACAAGGTGATCCAAGTAAACCTTGTAGGAACGTTTAATGTCATCCGCCTGGCTGCGGCTATGATGGCATCCAATGAGCCAAATAAGGAGGGAGAAAGAGGAGTAATAGTCAACACCGCTTCGGTAGCAGCTTATGAAGGTCAGGTTGGCCAAACAGCATATAGTGCATCGAAGGGTGGAATTGTGGGGATGATTCTTCCTTTAGCACGGGAATTTGCTGCATACGGCATTCGCGTTATGGGGATTGCCCCCGGTATATTTGAAACGCCTATGTTTGCGGGAATTCCTGAAAATGTACGCGAAGCCTTGGGTAAAATGGTTCCTTTCCCTTCACGGTTAGGTAAGCCAGAGGAATTTGCCCTATTGGTGCAAGATATAGTCGGAAATGTCATGCTAAATGGTACAACCATTCGTCTTGACGGAGCAATAAGGATGCAGCCCAAGTAA
- a CDS encoding nitronate monooxygenase, translated as MKTRITNLLGVKYPIIQGGMQWLSKAELAAAVSNAGGLGIITALTQPTKQHLVAEIRRTRELTDKPFGVNISMLPDAEPQDKTIEYFEAVIEEQVPVLETSGRSPEQFIPYLKQAGIKLIHKVPAVRFAEKAEQLGADAVTIVGFECGGHPGMDDVTTMVLVPKTASRLSIPVIAGGGIADSRGLIAALALGAEAVVMGTRFVATTESLAHSNFKKWIVNARETDTVLIQRSIRNAARVMKNAAAIKVLEMEERSASLDELLTIISGQVGRQALHNGNIEMATLALGQCIGLIGEVKSVKDVIEEIMSGAKDILTRLQQM; from the coding sequence ATGAAAACCAGAATAACCAATTTGTTGGGTGTTAAATATCCCATTATCCAGGGTGGTATGCAGTGGCTGTCCAAGGCGGAACTGGCCGCCGCAGTTTCAAATGCCGGCGGTTTAGGCATTATAACCGCTCTCACCCAGCCCACCAAGCAGCACCTTGTGGCAGAAATTCGCAGAACCAGGGAACTGACGGACAAACCCTTTGGAGTTAATATCTCTATGCTGCCCGATGCGGAGCCTCAGGATAAAACAATTGAATATTTCGAGGCTGTAATTGAGGAGCAGGTGCCCGTGTTGGAAACCTCGGGGCGCAGCCCGGAGCAGTTTATACCTTATCTTAAGCAGGCGGGGATAAAGCTGATACACAAGGTGCCGGCTGTACGTTTTGCCGAAAAGGCCGAGCAACTAGGAGCGGACGCCGTAACTATCGTGGGTTTTGAATGCGGTGGCCATCCTGGCATGGACGATGTAACCACTATGGTTCTGGTACCCAAGACCGCTAGCAGGTTGTCCATACCAGTGATAGCCGGAGGGGGCATAGCCGATTCACGTGGCTTGATAGCCGCCCTGGCGTTGGGGGCCGAGGCCGTGGTAATGGGCACCAGGTTTGTCGCTACCACCGAGTCCCTGGCCCACTCCAACTTCAAGAAATGGATAGTTAACGCTCGGGAAACCGACACAGTATTAATACAACGGTCCATTCGTAACGCCGCCAGGGTGATGAAAAATGCCGCTGCAATAAAGGTACTGGAAATGGAAGAGCGAAGCGCCAGCTTGGATGAACTGCTTACCATAATCAGCGGCCAAGTAGGGCGGCAAGCCCTGCACAACGGCAATATCGAAATGGCTACCTTAGCATTGGGACAATGCATAGGTCTAATTGGTGAGGTTAAGTCTGTTAAAGATGTTATCGAAGAAATAATGTCTGGTGCAAAGGATATTTTGACCCGTCTGCAGCAGATGTAG
- a CDS encoding enoyl-CoA hydratase/isomerase family protein, with translation MSYETLLIKTNDNILTIILNKPKSMNAFSLTMFNELNDAFNEINKREDIRVLIIKGAGRTFSAGGEMEMLNTLNQLKGAKLEKTLTGIISLASKFMKLRQPTISSIHGYCLGVGCSIAMLSDIRIASEDAVLGLEFVGMGIIPDTGALYSLPRIIGLSKAKELALTNRRVNSQEAEKIGMVNSVVPRDQLETKVEKVACQIASLPPIAIEMTKKLLNDSLRQNLDEILRYEALAQTICLNTEDHKEAVSAFLSKRKPFFTGK, from the coding sequence ATGTCATACGAAACCTTGCTAATAAAAACAAATGATAACATTTTAACAATTATCTTAAACAAACCAAAATCTATGAACGCCTTTAGCCTCACTATGTTTAATGAATTGAATGATGCGTTTAACGAAATTAATAAGCGTGAGGACATCAGGGTTCTTATTATTAAAGGAGCTGGACGTACATTCTCAGCCGGTGGAGAAATGGAAATGTTAAATACACTCAATCAATTGAAAGGAGCTAAGCTGGAAAAGACCCTTACAGGAATCATATCCCTGGCAAGTAAGTTTATGAAACTAAGGCAGCCAACAATATCTTCTATCCATGGTTATTGTCTTGGTGTCGGATGTTCAATTGCTATGCTTAGTGATATAAGGATAGCTTCCGAGGATGCTGTGCTTGGGCTGGAATTTGTAGGCATGGGAATTATCCCAGATACAGGGGCACTCTACAGTCTACCAAGAATAATTGGCCTTAGCAAAGCAAAGGAGTTAGCTCTTACGAACAGAAGAGTAAATTCCCAAGAAGCAGAAAAAATAGGTATGGTTAATTCTGTAGTCCCAAGGGATCAGCTGGAAACTAAGGTGGAAAAAGTAGCATGTCAGATAGCTTCTTTGCCACCGATTGCAATAGAAATGACAAAAAAGCTTCTTAATGATTCCCTTAGACAGAACTTAGACGAAATTTTAAGATACGAAGCTCTGGCACAAACAATTTGTCTTAATACCGAGGATCACAAAGAGGCTGTTTCTGCTTTTCTTTCCAAAAGAAAACCTTTTTTTACAGGCAAGTGA
- a CDS encoding AMP-binding protein: MNGVIEKRGQTVYIPCVGDLIRTAAHAYPQKEAVVFYHENGQRSSITYQQLNSKSNSLANALTNMGIKKNDHVALYMLNSIEYTVIFLALAKIGAPAVPVDFSLVPDELSYIINHSDSKAIFFDDVLKDKVSMARKSFEQVKHYIYVGDTCENSLGYEEVLSDAPDKEPEVDIRYLDCLYIGYTSGTTGRPKGAVISHYARSIGAGIKNAQYMVDETAKWFSPGPMYHAKPLVNFVQAIAARATLISMKRFNHEGALRIINNEKVTHSFMVPAMFNMILSIPQEVRKGYDVSSVKVLVSAAAPLLTETKLKILDFFKNAGLHEFYGATELALCTNLRPEDQIRKVRCVGLPSPIDEVKILDDDGNEVPRGEVGILYSKNPTQFDGYYKNPKATEDAFRDGFNTAQDMARMDEEGYIYIVDRKKDMILHGGENVYPAEIEESLKNNPKIFDLAVIGVPNEKYGEEVKAVVVLKENETASVEEIIDWCQGRMSRKKIPRSVDFVDELPRNPSGKILKRVLRDQYLGKKLIN; encoded by the coding sequence TTGAATGGAGTAATTGAAAAGAGGGGGCAGACTGTGTATATTCCATGTGTAGGTGATTTGATAAGAACTGCTGCCCATGCTTATCCACAAAAAGAGGCGGTAGTATTTTATCATGAAAACGGACAAAGAAGTTCCATTACTTATCAACAACTTAATAGTAAAAGCAATAGCCTTGCAAATGCGCTGACTAACATGGGAATAAAAAAGAATGACCACGTCGCACTTTACATGCTAAATTCTATTGAATATACTGTAATCTTTCTTGCGTTAGCAAAAATTGGTGCACCCGCTGTGCCAGTCGATTTTTCACTTGTGCCCGATGAGTTGTCCTATATAATAAACCATTCGGATTCCAAGGCCATATTTTTTGATGACGTCTTAAAAGATAAGGTTTCAATGGCTAGAAAAAGCTTTGAGCAGGTTAAACATTATATTTACGTAGGAGATACTTGTGAAAATTCTTTAGGATACGAGGAAGTTTTGTCCGATGCACCGGACAAAGAACCCGAAGTGGACATTAGATATTTAGACTGTTTATATATTGGATATACATCTGGAACCACGGGAAGACCAAAAGGTGCTGTTATCTCACATTACGCGCGTTCAATTGGAGCGGGTATAAAGAATGCACAATATATGGTAGATGAAACCGCAAAGTGGTTTTCGCCAGGTCCTATGTATCATGCCAAGCCACTAGTGAATTTTGTACAGGCAATCGCTGCGCGGGCCACTTTAATTTCCATGAAGAGATTTAACCATGAAGGAGCTTTAAGAATTATTAATAATGAGAAAGTTACCCACAGCTTTATGGTTCCAGCTATGTTTAACATGATTCTTAGCATACCGCAAGAAGTGAGAAAGGGATACGATGTAAGTTCTGTAAAAGTCTTGGTTTCTGCAGCCGCGCCTTTATTAACTGAGACCAAATTAAAAATTCTTGATTTCTTTAAAAATGCGGGACTGCATGAATTTTACGGAGCTACAGAACTTGCGTTGTGTACAAACTTGCGGCCCGAAGATCAAATAAGGAAAGTTCGATGTGTTGGGTTGCCTTCACCAATAGATGAAGTAAAGATTTTAGATGATGACGGAAATGAGGTTCCGAGGGGCGAGGTAGGCATTTTATATTCTAAAAACCCCACGCAATTTGATGGTTATTATAAGAATCCAAAGGCTACCGAAGATGCATTTAGAGATGGATTTAATACAGCTCAGGATATGGCAAGGATGGATGAAGAGGGTTACATTTATATTGTTGATAGGAAGAAGGATATGATTCTTCATGGTGGGGAAAATGTTTATCCTGCTGAAATTGAAGAATCATTAAAAAATAACCCTAAAATATTTGATCTGGCGGTAATAGGAGTACCAAATGAAAAGTATGGCGAAGAGGTAAAAGCAGTTGTGGTCTTAAAGGAAAACGAAACCGCATCAGTGGAAGAGATTATCGATTGGTGTCAAGGAAGAATGTCTAGGAAAAAAATTCCTAGGTCTGTTGATTTTGTGGATGAGTTACCAAGAAACCCATCAGGGAAAATACTGAAAAGAGTTTTACGTGATCAATATTTAGGCAAGAAACTAATTAATTAA
- a CDS encoding thiolase family protein yields the protein MSNNDVVIVSAVRTPFGKFDGILKTIPSFDLGIIALKEVVNRISLAPKDVDEVYYGTCIPAEYAIYTNVPARQITLGAGFPEDNISLTIDRACCSSMTALRLGYRAIKAGDAEVVIASGAENMANVSLLASAEKVRWGNRLGPIELEDVLFELGYGRRGFAPVATDSGYVSLEYGISREKQDEWAIGSHQKWFTAYNQGKYKIGEELISIEVPQKKGETIIMDRDESPRKNISLKKMASLKPVYGSPTVTAGNAPGMNSGASAIVLMSLKRAKAMGIKPLATIEACHAVAGTPKYMACIPAKAIKKILDRIGMTIDNMDLIEINEAFAAVTLVSLKMLANNEPIKWQELQSKTNVNGGAIAIGHPVGASGARITMTLMYELIRRGGGRGIAAICGGLSQGEAIVVRV from the coding sequence ATGAGTAATAACGATGTGGTCATAGTCAGTGCAGTGAGAACACCCTTCGGGAAATTTGATGGAATCCTCAAAACCATACCTAGTTTTGATCTTGGAATCATTGCATTGAAAGAAGTCGTCAACAGGATCAGTCTGGCTCCAAAGGATGTGGATGAAGTCTATTATGGAACATGTATACCTGCTGAATATGCAATCTACACAAACGTTCCAGCTAGACAAATAACCTTAGGTGCCGGATTTCCCGAAGATAATATATCTTTGACCATAGACAGGGCTTGCTGCTCATCTATGACAGCGCTGCGGCTTGGCTACAGGGCTATTAAGGCAGGAGATGCCGAAGTGGTTATTGCTTCAGGGGCGGAAAACATGGCTAATGTGTCACTATTAGCCAGTGCTGAAAAGGTGCGATGGGGTAACCGATTAGGTCCTATTGAATTGGAGGATGTGCTTTTTGAATTGGGATATGGACGGCGAGGGTTTGCACCGGTAGCTACTGATTCGGGATATGTATCCCTTGAATACGGAATTTCTCGGGAAAAGCAGGATGAGTGGGCAATTGGAAGCCACCAAAAATGGTTCACAGCCTACAATCAAGGCAAATATAAAATCGGAGAAGAATTAATATCAATTGAGGTTCCACAAAAAAAAGGTGAAACTATCATAATGGACAGGGATGAATCGCCGAGAAAAAATATTTCTTTAAAGAAGATGGCGTCATTGAAACCAGTCTATGGTAGTCCTACGGTAACAGCAGGAAATGCCCCCGGCATGAACTCCGGTGCGTCCGCTATTGTTCTAATGTCCCTAAAAAGAGCAAAAGCAATGGGAATAAAGCCACTTGCTACTATCGAAGCGTGCCATGCAGTAGCGGGAACTCCGAAATACATGGCATGTATTCCCGCCAAAGCTATTAAAAAAATATTAGATCGAATTGGGATGACTATTGACAATATGGATTTGATTGAAATCAATGAAGCTTTTGCTGCGGTGACGCTGGTATCACTCAAAATGCTAGCAAACAATGAACCAATAAAATGGCAAGAGTTACAGAGCAAAACTAATGTGAACGGTGGTGCCATTGCCATCGGCCATCCAGTGGGCGCAAGCGGCGCTCGTATAACCATGACTCTGATGTATGAACTAATAAGAAGAGGTGGTGGCAGGGGAATTGCTGCTATCTGTGGTGGTCTCTCTCAGGGTGAAGCTATAGTAGTTCGTGTGTAA
- a CDS encoding acyl-CoA dehydrogenase family protein, producing the protein MAIYNEEHNIFRTAFKKFIEKELAPHIDEWEQKREIPRSVWRKFGEYGYLCPWLPEKYGGSETGFEYSMIIIEELTRAGINGAVVGIGVHSDIVAPYLNSYGNEEQKTNWLPGCGTGEIITAIAMTEPNTGSDLQSIKTTAKKEGDYYIINGQKTFISNGISADLVIVACKTTTNEDTPYKGISLIVVEDGTPGFNKGRKLNKLGLHSQDTAELFFEDCKVSVKNLLGHEGMGFSYMMKKLQQERLVSAAISQYLAERMLSGAIEYSKSRKVFGKPVSRQQHNSFKIAEMATEIELGRVFLESLIADHLIGMDIVTRVSMAKWWVAEMANRVAYNSLQLYGGYGYTEEYPIARDYRDVRAHTIFAGSTEVMKLIIARKLGL; encoded by the coding sequence ATGGCAATTTATAACGAGGAACACAATATTTTTCGCACAGCATTTAAAAAATTTATAGAAAAGGAACTTGCTCCTCATATAGACGAATGGGAACAAAAAAGAGAGATACCCCGATCGGTATGGCGCAAGTTCGGGGAATATGGTTACCTCTGCCCTTGGCTGCCGGAAAAATACGGCGGTTCGGAAACGGGTTTTGAGTATTCTATGATTATAATTGAAGAACTTACCAGAGCGGGTATTAATGGGGCTGTAGTAGGTATAGGGGTACATAGCGATATAGTTGCACCATATCTAAATAGCTATGGCAATGAAGAACAAAAGACAAATTGGCTGCCAGGTTGCGGGACAGGTGAAATAATTACCGCTATAGCCATGACCGAGCCTAATACCGGCTCTGACCTACAGTCAATTAAAACTACTGCTAAAAAAGAAGGGGATTATTACATCATCAATGGTCAAAAAACCTTCATTAGCAATGGTATTAGCGCAGATCTTGTAATAGTAGCATGTAAAACAACTACAAATGAGGACACTCCTTACAAGGGAATTAGCCTAATAGTAGTTGAAGACGGTACGCCGGGATTTAATAAAGGTCGTAAGCTAAATAAACTAGGCTTGCATAGCCAGGATACCGCAGAATTATTTTTTGAAGATTGCAAGGTTTCTGTAAAAAATCTACTAGGCCATGAGGGTATGGGCTTTTCATATATGATGAAGAAATTGCAGCAAGAGCGGCTAGTATCCGCGGCTATTTCACAATACCTTGCAGAACGTATGCTTTCTGGCGCAATAGAATATTCAAAAAGTCGAAAAGTTTTTGGTAAGCCTGTTAGTAGACAGCAGCACAACTCTTTTAAAATTGCGGAAATGGCAACAGAAATAGAGCTTGGAAGAGTTTTCTTAGAATCTTTAATAGCTGACCATTTAATTGGGATGGATATTGTAACCCGGGTTTCTATGGCTAAATGGTGGGTTGCTGAAATGGCCAACCGAGTTGCTTACAATTCCTTACAGCTATACGGGGGCTACGGCTATACTGAAGAGTATCCAATAGCAAGGGATTACCGTGATGTCAGGGCACATACCATATTTGCCGGAAGCACGGAAGTAATGAAGCTTATTATTGCACGTAAGCTTGGCCTTTAA